A single Agromyces sp. CF514 DNA region contains:
- the rplL gene encoding 50S ribosomal protein L7/L12: MAKLTTEELLEQFAGLTLVELSEFVKAFEEKFEVTAAAPVAVAGGAGAAAEEVEEKDSFDVILEAAGDKKIQVIKTVRELTSLGLGEAKAVVDGAPKAVLEGANKETAEKAKEALEAAGATVTLK, encoded by the coding sequence ATGGCGAAGCTCACCACCGAAGAGCTGCTCGAGCAGTTTGCCGGCCTGACGCTTGTCGAGCTCAGCGAGTTCGTGAAGGCGTTCGAGGAGAAGTTCGAAGTCACCGCTGCTGCTCCCGTCGCCGTTGCCGGCGGCGCTGGCGCTGCTGCTGAAGAGGTTGAGGAGAAGGACTCCTTCGACGTCATCCTCGAGGCTGCCGGCGACAAGAAGATCCAGGTCATCAAGACCGTCCGCGAGCTCACCTCGCTCGGCCTCGGCGAGGCCAAGGCCGTCGTCGACGGTGCTCCCAAGGCCGTGCTCGAGGGCGCGAACAAGGAGACCGCCGAGAAGGCCAAGGAGGCCCTCGAGGCTGCTGGCGCCACCGTCACCCTCAAGTAA
- a CDS encoding MarR family winged helix-turn-helix transcriptional regulator: MTSELRTVLGDLVSVNNRLTRLAASVSGNAESPAIWRTIVVLRDLGPMRLGELARVSRVSQPTMTKLVHTLDERGWIRRIADVDDARAWLISADPKGLAALAAWRDEITAALEPTFDDLTDDELQTLADSVEIVRSRLERAREALREGKSA; this comes from the coding sequence GTGACCTCAGAACTGCGCACCGTGCTCGGAGACCTCGTCTCCGTGAACAACCGACTCACCCGACTCGCGGCATCCGTCAGCGGCAATGCCGAATCGCCCGCGATCTGGCGCACGATCGTCGTGCTGCGCGACCTCGGCCCCATGCGGCTCGGCGAGCTCGCGCGGGTCAGCAGGGTGAGCCAGCCCACCATGACCAAGCTCGTGCACACGCTCGACGAGCGCGGATGGATCCGGCGCATCGCCGACGTCGACGACGCGCGAGCCTGGCTCATCTCGGCCGACCCGAAGGGCCTCGCCGCCCTCGCGGCCTGGCGCGACGAGATCACCGCGGCCCTCGAGCCCACGTTCGACGACCTCACCGACGACGAGCTGCAGACGCTCGCGGACTCGGTCGAGATCGTGCGCTCGCGGCTCGAGCGTGCGCGCGAGGCGCTCCGCGAGGGGAAGTCGGCATGA
- a CDS encoding MFS transporter → MSAQTGTVPAVAPTPAPPAASKHGGHAASGSILKQPKAVWAVAFASVIAFMGIGLVDPILPAIAESLQATPTETEMLFTSYLLVTGFAMLGTSWISSRIGAKKTLLIGLAIIVVFAAAAGLAQDVESIIGFRAGWGLGNALFISTALATIVGAASGGTGSAIILYEAALGLGIAIGPLLGGLLGHLSWRGPFFGTAALMAIGFIAILVLLKRDPDAAKPEPTRLSAPIRALRRPALAVLAAAALFYNIGFFVLLAYSPFPLGFDALGLGFTFFGWGVALAITSVFVAPLLTARMPRTRVLWIALPLLAAVLAAAGLSIESPAWLVVWIVVGGLVLGVLNTVLTECVMEATDLQRSVASSAYSSVRFLGGAVAPPAAAELARLISPEAPYYAAAGSVVVAALIVVLGHRALRRVDGEPESAQVEAEAITVGDAA, encoded by the coding sequence ATGAGCGCGCAGACCGGCACCGTTCCCGCCGTCGCGCCCACCCCGGCTCCGCCCGCCGCCTCGAAGCACGGCGGCCACGCGGCATCCGGCTCGATCCTGAAGCAGCCGAAGGCGGTCTGGGCCGTCGCGTTCGCGAGTGTCATCGCCTTCATGGGCATCGGCCTCGTCGACCCGATCCTGCCGGCGATCGCCGAGAGCCTGCAGGCGACGCCGACCGAGACCGAGATGCTCTTCACGAGCTACCTGCTCGTCACGGGGTTCGCGATGCTCGGCACGAGCTGGATCTCGAGCCGCATCGGCGCGAAGAAGACCCTGCTCATCGGGTTGGCCATCATCGTCGTGTTCGCGGCCGCGGCCGGCCTCGCGCAGGACGTCGAGTCGATCATCGGCTTCCGCGCCGGTTGGGGTCTCGGCAACGCGCTGTTCATCTCGACCGCGCTCGCGACGATCGTCGGCGCGGCCTCGGGCGGCACCGGCTCGGCGATCATCCTCTACGAGGCCGCCCTCGGACTCGGCATCGCCATCGGCCCGCTGCTCGGCGGCCTGCTCGGCCACCTCAGCTGGCGCGGCCCGTTCTTCGGCACGGCAGCGCTCATGGCGATCGGCTTCATCGCGATCCTCGTGCTGCTCAAGCGCGATCCGGATGCGGCCAAGCCCGAGCCGACGCGACTGTCGGCGCCGATCAGGGCGCTTCGCCGGCCGGCGCTCGCAGTGCTCGCCGCCGCGGCGCTGTTCTACAACATCGGCTTCTTCGTGCTGCTGGCGTACTCGCCGTTCCCGCTCGGCTTCGACGCGCTCGGCCTGGGCTTCACGTTCTTCGGCTGGGGCGTCGCCCTCGCGATCACCTCGGTCTTCGTCGCGCCACTGCTCACCGCACGGATGCCGCGCACCCGCGTGCTGTGGATCGCACTGCCCCTGCTGGCGGCCGTGCTCGCCGCGGCGGGCCTGTCGATCGAATCGCCGGCGTGGCTCGTGGTCTGGATCGTCGTCGGCGGGCTCGTGCTCGGTGTGCTGAACACCGTGCTCACCGAGTGCGTCATGGAGGCCACCGACCTGCAGCGCTCGGTCGCGTCGAGCGCGTACTCGTCGGTGCGGTTCCTCGGCGGTGCCGTCGCGCCGCCCGCCGCGGCCGAGCTCGCACGCCTCATCTCGCCCGAGGCGCCGTACTACGCCGCCGCCGGGTCGGTGGTCGTGGCCGCGCTCATCGTGGTGCTCGGCCACCGCGCGCTGCGTCGCGTCGACGGCGAGCCCGAGTCGGCGCAGGTCGAGGCCGAGGCGATCACCGTCGGCGACGCCGCCTGA
- a CDS encoding peptidoglycan-binding protein, whose protein sequence is MATGTDIITATDGSTLQRIAHAGGYTGPNDGVPGPNTWKGLQQVAKGYAYAGHLDGTPGPATWDALQRLAAKGGYTGPNDGVMGPNSWKGVQTVLTWFGYAGHIDGVPGHDTNAALQVLGRLGGYFGPYDGVLGPNSWRGVQTVLTGAGYAGPIDGVPGPNTWKALQRIAQRGGYTGAIDGVPGPRTYAGLLELLVRSEHD, encoded by the coding sequence ATGGCCACGGGCACCGACATCATCACCGCGACCGACGGGTCGACCCTGCAGCGGATCGCCCACGCCGGCGGGTACACCGGCCCGAACGACGGCGTTCCGGGCCCGAACACCTGGAAGGGCCTGCAACAGGTGGCGAAGGGCTACGCGTACGCCGGCCATCTCGACGGCACGCCGGGCCCGGCGACCTGGGACGCACTGCAGCGCCTCGCCGCGAAGGGCGGGTACACCGGCCCGAACGACGGCGTCATGGGGCCGAACTCGTGGAAGGGCGTGCAGACCGTGCTGACGTGGTTCGGCTACGCGGGCCACATCGACGGCGTCCCGGGCCACGACACGAACGCGGCCCTCCAGGTGCTCGGACGCCTCGGCGGCTACTTCGGACCGTACGACGGCGTGCTCGGCCCCAACTCCTGGCGCGGCGTGCAGACGGTGCTCACGGGCGCGGGCTACGCCGGGCCGATCGACGGCGTGCCCGGACCGAACACGTGGAAGGCCCTGCAGCGCATCGCGCAGCGCGGCGGCTACACGGGTGCGATCGACGGCGTGCCCGGACCCCGGACCTACGCCGGCCTGCTGGAACTCCTGGTGCGGAGCGAGCACGACTGA